A stretch of Acidimicrobiales bacterium DNA encodes these proteins:
- the rplU gene encoding 50S ribosomal protein L21 yields MYAVVKTGGKQYRVEEGQTLEVERLGEPGTDVSLDPVLVVDGETVLATPDQLKGASVSATVLEEVKGPKINGFVYKNKSNNRKRYGHRQTLARIEITGITKG; encoded by the coding sequence ATGTACGCAGTAGTGAAGACCGGCGGTAAGCAGTACCGCGTCGAGGAAGGCCAGACCCTCGAGGTCGAGCGCCTCGGCGAGCCCGGCACCGACGTGAGCCTCGACCCCGTGCTGGTCGTCGACGGCGAAACCGTCCTCGCGACCCCTGATCAGCTGAAGGGCGCCTCCGTGTCCGCCACGGTCCTCGAAGAGGTCAAGGGCCCCAAGATCAACGGGTTCGTCTACAAGAACAAGTCGAACAACCGGAAGCGCTACGGCCATCGGCAGACGCTGGCTCGTATCGAGATCACCGGTATCACGAAGGGCTGA
- the rpmA gene encoding 50S ribosomal protein L27 codes for MSKTKGGGSTRNGRDSNSKRLGVKVYDGGQVLAGAIIVRQRGTRIHPGENVMKGGDDTLFATADGKVKFGQRRGRKLVDIIPG; via the coding sequence ATGTCGAAGACCAAGGGCGGCGGGTCGACCCGCAACGGCCGCGATTCCAACAGCAAGCGCCTCGGCGTGAAGGTCTATGACGGCGGCCAGGTGCTCGCCGGCGCCATCATCGTCCGTCAGCGTGGCACCCGGATCCACCCGGGCGAGAACGTCATGAAGGGCGGCGACGACACCCTGTTCGCCACCGCCGACGGCAAGGTGAAGTTCGGGCAGCGGCGCGGCCGCAAGCTCGTCGACATCATCCCCGGCTGA
- a CDS encoding HD domain-containing protein, whose protein sequence is MAATDDLTERQHGWGATMRGHDEDGVEVAHADSHAVVASGPGLDREAREAIEDQSLRAGATRSGGAGDRAIEEAPDRTRTCFERDRDRILHASAFRRLAGKTQVFVFPDDHQRTRLTHALEVAQVARSVSRALGLNVPLTEAIAIGHDCGHGPGGHASEDALAPYLDTGFDHAVWGADVTLTPLNLCVETLDGIRNHSWSRPAPSTPEAEVVSWADRIAYVCHDFEDAATAGVVRTDELPELVLERCGASRRTQLAAFIGAMIDATEATGRIGMTPDLAEALAAFRAFNYERIYLRPESREQAALVVDMLQGLVEFLAADPTRIPARLLVDDSEAGRRRASVEWVAGMTDRYARRAAGEWLGLSVERLPRGVD, encoded by the coding sequence ATGGCTGCCACCGACGATCTCACCGAGCGACAACACGGCTGGGGCGCCACGATGCGCGGTCACGACGAAGATGGTGTCGAGGTGGCGCACGCCGATTCGCACGCGGTCGTGGCGAGCGGTCCGGGCCTGGACCGGGAAGCGCGCGAGGCCATCGAGGACCAGTCGCTGCGCGCCGGTGCCACGCGGAGTGGTGGCGCCGGAGATCGCGCGATCGAGGAGGCGCCGGATCGCACCCGCACGTGTTTCGAACGCGACCGGGACCGCATCCTCCATGCGTCCGCCTTCCGGCGCCTCGCCGGCAAGACGCAGGTCTTCGTCTTCCCCGACGATCACCAGCGCACCCGCCTGACCCATGCCCTCGAGGTCGCCCAGGTGGCCCGCAGCGTGAGCCGGGCCCTCGGGCTCAACGTGCCGCTCACCGAGGCGATCGCCATCGGCCACGACTGTGGCCACGGGCCGGGCGGTCATGCCAGCGAGGACGCCCTCGCGCCCTACCTCGACACCGGTTTCGACCACGCGGTGTGGGGGGCCGACGTCACCCTCACCCCCCTCAACCTCTGTGTGGAGACCCTCGACGGGATTCGCAACCACTCCTGGTCACGCCCGGCGCCGTCCACGCCCGAAGCCGAGGTCGTGAGCTGGGCGGACCGCATCGCCTACGTCTGTCACGATTTCGAGGACGCGGCCACGGCCGGCGTCGTGCGCACCGACGAGCTACCCGAGTTGGTCCTCGAGCGCTGTGGGGCGAGTCGGCGCACCCAGCTCGCCGCGTTCATCGGCGCCATGATCGACGCGACCGAGGCGACCGGCCGCATCGGGATGACCCCCGATCTCGCCGAGGCACTCGCCGCGTTCCGGGCGTTCAACTACGAGCGCATCTATCTGCGGCCGGAGTCACGCGAGCAGGCCGCCCTGGTGGTCGACATGCTCCAGGGCCTCGTCGAGTTCCTGGCCGCCGATCCCACCCGCATTCCCGCGCGGCTGCTCGTCGACGACAGCGAGGCGGGACGGCGCCGGGCGTCCGTCGAGTGGGTCGCGGGCATGACCGACCGCTACGCGCGACGGGCCGCCGGCGAATGGCTCGGTCTCTCGGTTGAACGGCTTCCCCGCGGCGTCGACTGA
- a CDS encoding pilus assembly protein, translating to MRCRRGRGERGATLVESALITPVLLLFVFGIFEFGFAFRDYLAVSNIVRDAAREASVAGNATDADYRILRAVDRAASALPDGSIDRLIVFEATSAESTPHADCIAGTSRGPTGSERCNVYDASHLSLAEGEFLCAPLPAPPDPDYYFCPTDRDVIVGNLDYVGIWVQVTHEYITGLFGDTVTFTDQIILKLEPQDHS from the coding sequence ATGCGTTGCCGACGCGGGCGAGGAGAACGAGGAGCGACCCTGGTCGAATCGGCGTTGATCACGCCCGTGCTCCTGCTCTTCGTGTTCGGCATCTTCGAGTTCGGATTCGCCTTCCGCGACTATCTCGCCGTGTCCAACATCGTGCGTGACGCAGCCCGCGAGGCGAGCGTGGCCGGCAACGCCACCGATGCCGACTACCGGATCCTGCGCGCCGTGGATCGAGCTGCTTCGGCGCTGCCCGATGGTTCGATCGACCGCCTGATCGTCTTCGAGGCGACGAGCGCCGAGTCCACCCCGCACGCCGACTGCATCGCCGGCACCTCCCGGGGCCCGACGGGAAGTGAGCGGTGCAACGTCTACGACGCCTCGCACCTCTCGCTTGCGGAGGGCGAGTTCCTGTGCGCACCCCTGCCGGCGCCACCGGACCCGGACTACTACTTCTGCCCGACCGACCGTGACGTCATCGTCGGCAACCTCGACTATGTCGGCATCTGGGTGCAGGTGACGCACGAGTACATCACCGGACTGTTCGGCGACACCGTGACGTTCACCGATCAGATCATCCTCAAGCTCGAGCCCCAGGACCACTCATGA
- a CDS encoding TadE/TadG family type IV pilus assembly protein has translation MMRRLINRARQRRLDGDKGVAMVEMAIVAPFLALIVAGIVEYGTLWRDDLTVTSATRSAARVISNAGDTEGADYEGIQSLRAALESIDGVTIEGMLVYNASAVDGEPNSSCFLGDNPVSSTGWCNYYSAAQIQSLTPADFSACTGPDASWCPTGRDDNQTGGTDKVGVWVRINREYFTGLIPGDGVTITDFSVMNIEPEPS, from the coding sequence ATGATGCGACGGCTGATCAACCGGGCGCGGCAGCGCCGGCTCGACGGCGACAAGGGCGTGGCGATGGTCGAGATGGCCATCGTGGCCCCGTTCCTCGCCCTCATCGTGGCCGGCATCGTCGAGTACGGAACCCTGTGGCGCGACGACCTGACCGTGACGAGCGCGACCCGTTCGGCGGCGCGTGTGATCTCCAACGCCGGTGACACGGAGGGTGCCGACTACGAGGGCATCCAGTCGCTCCGAGCGGCGCTCGAGTCGATCGACGGCGTGACCATCGAGGGAATGCTCGTCTACAACGCCTCGGCGGTCGACGGCGAGCCGAACTCGTCGTGTTTCCTCGGCGACAACCCGGTGAGCAGCACGGGATGGTGCAACTACTACAGCGCCGCCCAGATCCAGTCGTTGACCCCCGCCGACTTCTCGGCGTGCACCGGCCCGGACGCCTCGTGGTGCCCGACCGGACGTGACGACAACCAGACCGGCGGCACCGACAAGGTCGGTGTCTGGGTGCGGATCAACCGCGAGTACTTCACCGGCCTGATCCCGGGCGACGGCGTCACCATCACCGACTTCTCGGTCATGAACATCGAACCGGAGCCATCGTGA
- a CDS encoding Tad domain-containing protein, translated as MNRSTRTPREFARDAGYAVVMTALILVPLLGFAGFAVDVGAWYSRAASLQRAADAAALAGVVWQPDFSTAETEARAAAARNGFTHGVDNIEVLVTNAGTHQLKVEIIDTDAEMFFASLFLDNVTIGRHAIAEYAEPVPLGSPANVMGFGTESIGGEAPSYAWTAMMGHCTHSAYGDLLSLIADDDFSNNNNDCGTRGTNPYHEDAGYEWIIEIPTASNVDINIWDVGNCKNSDRPVNAAQNDDYDTAIQFRLFAPDNTPLTFADNPQYGSTVIGADQVGCGVWTTLWTTNGTPGQWVLRTAILDSDDEQLFDDEGGPDEGGQNYFSIWADSPVTTNYCLTFADANCPGVYANQWMPVRTQPPTDGSAPAEFYLAEIEPQHQSKTLIISLWDPGEGMESMEVLDPNGDPVDFTYSTAYSVKGTPVGVSTPSLCGNGVDPYCLWVTGAVWDGQLVRIEVPLAGLDWGSYPNDWFKVRYTLITGQTSADWTTWGVEVVGDPVRLLE; from the coding sequence GTGAACCGTTCCACCCGCACCCCCCGCGAGTTCGCCCGCGATGCCGGCTACGCCGTCGTCATGACGGCGCTCATCCTCGTTCCGTTGCTCGGCTTCGCCGGCTTCGCGGTGGACGTGGGTGCCTGGTACAGCCGGGCCGCGTCCCTCCAGCGTGCCGCGGACGCGGCGGCGCTCGCCGGCGTCGTCTGGCAGCCCGACTTCTCGACCGCCGAGACGGAGGCCCGGGCCGCCGCGGCGCGCAACGGGTTCACCCACGGGGTGGACAACATCGAGGTGCTCGTCACCAATGCCGGTACCCACCAGCTGAAGGTCGAGATCATCGACACCGACGCGGAGATGTTCTTCGCCAGCCTGTTCCTCGACAACGTGACGATCGGGCGCCATGCGATCGCCGAGTACGCGGAGCCCGTCCCCCTCGGATCGCCGGCCAATGTGATGGGGTTCGGGACGGAGTCGATCGGAGGGGAGGCGCCCTCGTACGCCTGGACGGCGATGATGGGTCACTGCACCCACTCCGCCTACGGCGACCTGCTGAGCCTCATCGCCGACGACGACTTCAGCAACAACAACAACGACTGCGGGACCCGGGGGACGAATCCGTACCACGAGGACGCGGGCTACGAATGGATCATCGAGATCCCGACGGCATCCAATGTCGACATCAACATCTGGGATGTCGGCAACTGCAAGAACTCGGATCGTCCGGTCAACGCGGCCCAGAACGACGACTACGACACCGCGATCCAGTTCCGATTGTTCGCCCCCGACAACACACCGTTGACCTTCGCCGACAATCCGCAGTACGGCTCGACCGTCATCGGCGCGGACCAGGTCGGGTGCGGTGTGTGGACGACGCTCTGGACCACGAACGGGACGCCGGGGCAGTGGGTCCTGCGCACGGCGATCCTCGACAGCGACGACGAGCAGCTGTTCGACGACGAGGGGGGACCCGACGAGGGTGGCCAGAACTACTTCTCGATCTGGGCCGACTCGCCGGTGACGACCAACTACTGCCTGACCTTCGCCGACGCGAACTGCCCGGGCGTCTACGCCAACCAGTGGATGCCGGTGCGAACCCAACCGCCGACCGACGGCAGTGCGCCGGCCGAGTTCTACCTGGCCGAGATCGAACCGCAGCACCAGAGCAAGACCCTGATCATCTCGCTGTGGGACCCGGGCGAGGGCATGGAGTCGATGGAGGTGCTGGATCCCAACGGTGATCCCGTGGACTTCACCTACTCGACCGCCTATTCGGTCAAGGGCACGCCGGTCGGCGTGTCGACCCCATCGCTCTGCGGAAACGGCGTCGACCCGTACTGCCTGTGGGTCACCGGCGCCGTCTGGGACGGCCAACTGGTGCGGATCGAAGTGCCACTCGCCGGTCTCGACTGGGGCAGCTACCCGAACGACTGGTTCAAGGTGCGCTACACGCTCATCACCGGGCAGACGTCGGCTGACTGGACCACCTGGGGTGTCGAGGTCGTCGGCGACCCCGTCCGCCTGCTCGAGTAG
- the obgE gene encoding GTPase ObgE has translation MSSFVDECNINVKAGDGGAGCVAFRREAHVAKGGPDGGDGGDGGSIWFVADLNVASLLAFRDHPHRKGENGKHGSGSNRHGARGKDLEVAVPVGTVVLDHDTREPLADLVNPGDRWLAARAGEGGRGNARFLSNNRRAPSFAEQGEHGEERWLRLELKLLADVAIVGFPNVGKSTLISRLSAAKPKIADYPFTTLEPNLGVVRTDDDFEMVLADIPGLIEGASDGKGLGHRFLRHVERARVLLLLLDLAPYDGVSPEEQERVLLQELGNYRPDLLERPRLVVGSRVDMAPDHSFDGPTVSSMTGEGLRELVGRLRRLVEEARQEVPVGEAITIHHPVSSEIELTRHDDGSWEVLGRAARRAVALSDLTDDEALAYAQTRLQQLGVNTALARAGVQTGDEVRIGDFAFEYEEDA, from the coding sequence GTGTCGTCGTTCGTCGATGAGTGCAACATCAACGTGAAGGCCGGAGACGGGGGCGCGGGTTGCGTCGCGTTCCGGCGCGAGGCCCACGTCGCCAAGGGCGGTCCCGACGGCGGCGACGGCGGCGACGGTGGTTCGATCTGGTTCGTGGCCGACCTCAATGTCGCGTCGCTGTTGGCCTTTCGTGACCACCCGCACCGCAAGGGTGAGAACGGCAAGCACGGGAGCGGTTCGAACCGCCACGGCGCCCGGGGCAAGGACCTCGAGGTGGCGGTGCCCGTGGGCACCGTGGTCCTGGACCACGACACGCGCGAGCCGCTCGCGGACCTCGTGAACCCGGGCGACCGGTGGCTCGCGGCCCGGGCCGGCGAGGGCGGTCGGGGCAACGCCCGCTTCCTGTCGAACAACCGCCGGGCTCCCTCGTTCGCCGAGCAGGGCGAGCACGGCGAGGAACGCTGGCTCCGGCTCGAGTTGAAGCTGCTCGCCGACGTGGCGATCGTCGGCTTCCCGAACGTCGGCAAGTCCACACTGATCAGCCGTCTGTCCGCGGCGAAGCCGAAGATCGCCGACTATCCGTTCACCACGCTCGAGCCGAATCTGGGCGTCGTGCGCACCGATGACGACTTCGAGATGGTCCTCGCTGACATTCCGGGGTTGATCGAAGGGGCGAGCGACGGCAAAGGGCTCGGTCACCGATTCCTGCGCCACGTCGAGCGCGCCCGCGTGCTGCTGCTGCTGTTGGACCTCGCGCCCTACGACGGCGTGTCGCCCGAGGAGCAGGAACGGGTCCTTCTCCAGGAGCTCGGGAACTACCGACCCGATCTGCTCGAGCGACCCCGTCTGGTGGTCGGCAGCCGCGTCGACATGGCTCCCGACCATTCCTTCGACGGACCGACGGTGTCGTCGATGACCGGTGAGGGGCTCCGGGAGCTCGTCGGCCGCCTCCGCCGGCTCGTGGAGGAGGCCCGTCAGGAGGTGCCCGTCGGCGAGGCGATCACGATCCATCATCCGGTGTCGAGCGAGATCGAGTTGACCCGCCACGACGACGGCTCGTGGGAGGTGCTCGGCCGCGCCGCCCGCCGGGCGGTGGCCCTCAGCGACCTCACCGACGACGAGGCACTGGCCTACGCGCAGACCCGACTCCAGCAACTCGGCGTCAACACGGCGTTGGCCCGCGCCGGAGTCCAGACCGGCGACGAGGTTCGCATCGGCGATTTCGCGTTCGAGTACGAAGAGGACGCATGA
- the proB gene encoding glutamate 5-kinase produces MSEHRTIVVKVGTSSITDDDGVIDRAAIAKLCDEVAAVREAGHRVVVVTSGAIAAGLPEIGLGGPNRPTDTITLQAVATIGQVALMGVYREALSAHGLIAGQVLLVPLDFIVRTQYVHAGQTLVRLLELGVVPVVNENDAIADDEIRWGDNDRIAALVANLVDADQLILLTDTPGVLTADPRVDSTASLIEEIVEIDHQTEALAGGAGSARGSGGMASKLTAAKIAAWSGVSSVIAHADRDGVVQDAVAGVAGVGTVVRARENRLPARKLWIAFAVIARGSVVVDAGARSALERGKSLLAAGVREIIGDFDAGAPVEVIDTDGEIFAKGLVRHTATELRAAAGRRSDDLPAGAPHIVVHADDLVALPR; encoded by the coding sequence ATGAGCGAGCACCGCACGATCGTCGTCAAGGTGGGCACGTCCTCGATCACCGACGACGACGGGGTGATCGACCGCGCCGCGATCGCGAAGCTGTGTGACGAGGTCGCTGCCGTGCGGGAGGCCGGTCACCGCGTCGTCGTGGTGACCTCCGGGGCCATCGCCGCCGGCCTGCCGGAGATCGGCCTCGGTGGCCCGAACCGGCCGACCGACACGATCACGCTCCAGGCCGTCGCCACCATCGGCCAGGTGGCGCTCATGGGTGTGTACCGGGAGGCGCTCTCGGCCCACGGGCTGATCGCCGGTCAGGTGTTGCTCGTCCCGCTCGACTTCATCGTCCGGACCCAATACGTCCACGCCGGGCAGACGCTCGTACGGCTGCTCGAGTTGGGCGTCGTCCCGGTCGTGAACGAGAACGACGCGATCGCCGACGACGAGATCCGCTGGGGGGACAACGACCGCATCGCCGCCCTCGTGGCCAATCTCGTCGACGCGGATCAGCTGATTCTCCTCACCGACACGCCGGGGGTGTTGACCGCCGATCCGCGGGTCGATTCGACGGCCTCACTCATCGAGGAGATCGTCGAGATCGATCACCAGACCGAGGCACTCGCCGGCGGCGCCGGCTCGGCCCGGGGGAGCGGAGGCATGGCGTCGAAGCTCACCGCCGCGAAGATCGCGGCGTGGTCGGGGGTGTCGTCGGTGATCGCCCACGCAGACCGGGACGGGGTCGTGCAGGACGCCGTGGCCGGTGTCGCGGGTGTCGGTACGGTCGTCCGGGCCCGCGAGAACCGTTTGCCGGCTCGCAAACTGTGGATCGCCTTCGCCGTGATCGCGCGGGGTTCGGTCGTCGTCGACGCCGGGGCGCGGTCCGCGCTCGAGCGGGGCAAGTCCCTGCTGGCCGCCGGTGTGCGGGAGATCATCGGCGACTTCGACGCGGGGGCGCCCGTCGAGGTGATCGACACCGATGGAGAGATCTTCGCCAAGGGCCTCGTCCGCCACACGGCCACCGAGCTCCGTGCTGCCGCCGGTCGACGCAGCGACGACCTCCCGGCCGGCGCGCCGCACATCGTCGTGCACGCGGACGACCTCGTCGCGCTGCCCCGCTGA
- a CDS encoding PspA/IM30 family protein, protein MLQYLKKRWKYLVARLSGNFEENADPKVQLEQAITEAKDQHKRLRQQAANVIANQKQTELRLNRAIEELERVNGNARQAVTMADDAYSSGNEEKGDNYTHAAEQFANRLLTLEGEIESLKSLHFQASEAAEQAKNAVDQNSDLLQKKLTEKQALLSQLDQAKMQESVNQAMNTLSEAVGEDVPTFNEVREKIEARYAKAKAHAELTEGNVETQMLEIEKAARNVEAHSRLASIKEELGIESAASPVEAISETATEAAEEPASE, encoded by the coding sequence ATGCTCCAGTATCTGAAAAAGCGTTGGAAGTACCTCGTCGCGAGGCTCTCGGGCAATTTCGAGGAGAACGCCGACCCGAAAGTGCAGTTGGAGCAGGCGATCACGGAGGCGAAGGACCAGCACAAGCGGCTGCGTCAGCAGGCGGCCAACGTCATCGCGAACCAGAAGCAGACCGAGCTTCGCCTCAACCGGGCCATCGAGGAGCTCGAGCGGGTCAACGGCAACGCCCGCCAGGCCGTCACGATGGCCGACGACGCCTACTCGTCGGGCAACGAGGAGAAGGGCGACAACTACACCCACGCCGCCGAACAGTTCGCCAACCGCCTCCTCACTCTCGAGGGTGAGATCGAGAGCCTCAAGAGCCTCCACTTCCAGGCCTCCGAGGCAGCCGAACAGGCCAAGAACGCCGTCGATCAGAACAGTGACCTCCTCCAGAAGAAGCTCACCGAGAAGCAGGCCCTGCTCAGCCAGCTCGACCAGGCCAAGATGCAGGAGAGCGTCAACCAGGCGATGAACACGCTGTCCGAGGCCGTCGGCGAGGACGTGCCGACCTTCAACGAGGTCCGCGAGAAGATCGAGGCCCGCTACGCGAAGGCGAAGGCGCACGCCGAGCTGACCGAGGGCAACGTCGAGACCCAGATGCTCGAGATCGAGAAGGCCGCCCGCAACGTCGAGGCCCACAGCCGGCTCGCCAGCATCAAGGAAGAGCTCGGTATCGAGTCCGCGGCCTCCCCGGTCGAGGCGATCAGCGAGACGGCCACCGAGGCCGCCGAAGAACCCGCCTCCGAGTAG
- the murJ gene encoding murein biosynthesis integral membrane protein MurJ: MTGEPRWRYRKPQSPSARGGSLLVASGIGLSRIAGLLREMVTSRVLGLSLAADAFAAAARIPNLLQNLLGEGVLSASFVPVYSQMLEADDEADANRVAGAVGALLLIVTGIAVLVLVLAARPITRVLALGLQGERFELAVDFTQIMAVGVGFLVMSAWCLGILNSHRHFFLPYAAPVIWNLAQVVALLFIWWRDWALEDAARGLAIAVTVGGALQLLVQLPTVQRLARGMRFRPDNWHPNVREIRRRFTPAVLGRGVVQISAYLDLILATFLAAGALSALFKAQMLYTLPVSLFAMSVAAAELPEMSRLVDDPTALVARTRRSLDRIAFWMLLASFVMIAAGDLLVGVLFQGGEFDGTDGVLVWFILGVYALGLPAIGASRLLQNTCYAVGDTRGPARIAAVRVAIAAVIGVLFMFPLDHVVVGPDGLVGDGFGFAPLDEGIRSLGGPVRLGAVGLAVGSAIGAWVELTLLATLVRRTVPDLGDPRASLLGPARAAAVAFVVTAAVKLGVDPLPLLVEAVICGAIAVATYAIVCFRMGVRDADLLLRPARRLIWR; this comes from the coding sequence ATGACGGGCGAGCCCCGCTGGCGCTACCGCAAACCCCAGTCACCATCGGCCCGGGGCGGGTCGCTTCTCGTCGCGTCGGGCATCGGCCTGTCCCGCATCGCCGGGCTGCTGCGGGAGATGGTCACGAGCAGGGTCCTCGGCCTGTCGCTGGCCGCCGATGCGTTCGCCGCCGCCGCCCGGATCCCGAACCTGCTGCAGAACCTCCTCGGCGAGGGGGTCCTCTCCGCATCCTTCGTGCCCGTCTACAGCCAGATGCTGGAGGCCGACGACGAGGCGGACGCCAACCGGGTGGCCGGCGCGGTCGGTGCCCTGTTGCTGATCGTGACCGGCATCGCCGTCCTCGTGCTCGTGCTCGCCGCCCGCCCGATCACCCGGGTCCTCGCCCTGGGCCTCCAGGGCGAACGGTTCGAGCTCGCCGTCGACTTCACCCAGATCATGGCCGTCGGCGTCGGCTTCCTCGTCATGTCGGCGTGGTGCCTCGGCATCCTCAACAGTCACCGTCACTTCTTCCTCCCCTACGCCGCGCCGGTGATCTGGAACCTCGCCCAGGTGGTCGCCCTGCTCTTCATCTGGTGGCGGGACTGGGCGCTGGAGGACGCGGCCCGAGGCCTGGCGATCGCGGTGACGGTCGGCGGCGCGCTCCAGCTGCTCGTGCAGCTCCCGACGGTGCAACGACTCGCCCGGGGGATGCGGTTCCGCCCGGACAACTGGCATCCGAACGTCCGCGAGATCCGGCGACGGTTCACGCCCGCCGTTCTCGGCCGCGGTGTCGTGCAGATCTCGGCGTATCTCGATCTGATCCTCGCGACGTTCCTCGCGGCGGGCGCCCTCTCGGCCCTGTTCAAGGCCCAGATGCTCTACACGTTGCCGGTCTCGCTGTTCGCGATGAGCGTCGCCGCGGCGGAGCTGCCGGAGATGTCGCGGCTCGTCGACGATCCGACCGCCCTCGTCGCTCGCACCCGACGCAGTCTCGACCGCATCGCCTTCTGGATGCTGCTGGCGAGCTTCGTGATGATCGCAGCCGGTGATCTTCTCGTCGGGGTGCTGTTCCAGGGCGGCGAGTTCGACGGCACCGACGGCGTGCTCGTGTGGTTCATCCTCGGCGTCTACGCCCTCGGACTCCCCGCGATCGGGGCCAGCCGGCTGCTCCAGAACACCTGCTACGCGGTGGGCGACACCAGGGGCCCGGCCCGCATCGCCGCGGTCCGCGTCGCGATCGCCGCGGTCATCGGCGTCCTGTTCATGTTCCCGCTCGACCATGTGGTGGTCGGACCGGACGGCCTCGTCGGCGATGGCTTCGGCTTCGCGCCGCTCGACGAGGGCATCCGGTCACTCGGCGGTCCGGTCCGTCTCGGCGCCGTCGGCCTCGCGGTCGGTTCCGCGATCGGGGCCTGGGTCGAGCTGACACTCCTGGCAACCCTCGTGCGGCGGACCGTTCCCGATCTCGGCGATCCCCGCGCGTCGCTCCTCGGCCCGGCGCGCGCCGCCGCGGTGGCGTTCGTCGTGACGGCAGCCGTCAAGCTCGGCGTCGACCCGCTGCCGCTGCTCGTCGAGGCGGTGATCTGCGGGGCGATCGCCGTCGCCACCTACGCGATCGTGTGCTTCCGGATGGGCGTGCGTGACGCGGACCTGCTGCTCCGACCGGCCCGACGGCTCATCTGGCGCTGA
- a CDS encoding glutamate-5-semialdehyde dehydrogenase, whose translation MTATPTPIPALAARARAASRALAIASTAQKDAALHAAADLLVANAEPIIEANRVDVERAETDGMAAPLVDRLRLDVGRIENMAGGLRQVASLADPVGAITDGWVRPNGLRIEKVRVPLGVVAIIYESRPNVTSDAFGLCLKSGNAAFLRGSSSAIDSNLAISAVLRDAIAKAGLPEDGLIVVDDTRREAAIEFMQQRGFVDCLIPRGGPALIQSILDNATVPFVIDGAGNCHVYVDAAADLDMAREIVFNAKTHRTGVCNAAESLVVHADVADAFLPMAVATLEGVELVGDDEARAIALSIGAATEADFAAEFLDMKMSVKVVADLDEAIAHVNDTSTGHSEAIVTGDIAAADRFTREVDAAAVLVNASTRFVDGEEFGFGAEIGISTQKLHARGPMGLEQLTTEKFVVRGDGHVRG comes from the coding sequence GTGACTGCCACACCGACCCCCATACCCGCCCTGGCGGCCCGGGCCCGGGCCGCATCTCGAGCGCTCGCCATCGCATCGACGGCGCAGAAGGACGCGGCGCTGCACGCGGCGGCGGACCTGCTGGTCGCCAACGCCGAGCCGATCATCGAGGCGAACCGCGTCGACGTCGAGCGGGCCGAGACGGACGGAATGGCCGCGCCGCTGGTCGACCGGCTGCGGTTGGATGTCGGCCGCATCGAGAACATGGCCGGCGGCCTGCGTCAGGTCGCCTCACTGGCGGACCCGGTGGGGGCGATCACCGACGGATGGGTGCGCCCCAACGGCCTGCGCATCGAGAAGGTGCGGGTGCCGCTCGGTGTCGTCGCGATCATCTACGAGAGCCGCCCCAACGTCACCAGCGACGCGTTCGGGCTCTGCCTGAAGTCGGGCAACGCGGCCTTCCTGCGCGGCTCGTCCTCCGCGATCGACTCGAACCTCGCGATCTCCGCCGTGCTGCGCGACGCCATCGCCAAGGCCGGTCTGCCCGAAGACGGCCTGATCGTGGTCGACGACACCCGCCGCGAGGCCGCCATCGAGTTCATGCAGCAGCGAGGGTTCGTCGACTGTCTGATCCCGCGCGGTGGCCCGGCGCTGATCCAGTCGATCCTCGACAACGCGACGGTGCCCTTCGTGATCGACGGTGCCGGCAACTGCCACGTCTACGTGGACGCCGCGGCCGACCTCGACATGGCGCGCGAGATCGTGTTCAACGCCAAGACCCACCGCACCGGCGTCTGCAACGCGGCGGAGTCACTCGTCGTCCACGCCGACGTTGCCGACGCCTTCCTGCCGATGGCGGTCGCCACGCTCGAAGGCGTGGAACTGGTCGGTGACGATGAGGCCCGCGCGATCGCGCTGTCGATCGGCGCGGCGACCGAAGCCGACTTCGCGGCCGAGTTCCTCGACATGAAGATGAGCGTCAAGGTGGTGGCGGATCTCGACGAGGCGATCGCGCATGTCAACGACACGTCGACCGGTCACAGCGAGGCGATCGTCACCGGCGACATCGCAGCCGCCGACCGATTCACCCGCGAGGTCGACGCCGCCGCGGTGTTGGTCAACGCCTCGACCCGCTTCGTCGACGGCGAAGAGTTCGGCTTCGGCGCCGAGATCGGGATCTCCACCCAGAAGCTCCACGCCCGCGGTCCCATGGGCCTCGAGCAGTTGACGACCGAGAAGTTTGTCGTCCGCGGCGACGGCCACGTGCGCGGCTGA